DNA from Labrus bergylta chromosome 3, fLabBer1.1, whole genome shotgun sequence:
attataatttagagcagtgagtgtggcgagcAGACGTGCAGACATCAATGCGCACTCATcgcacgttgaagctgttttgacagcaacattgtgttaacaaagactccagtctgcagtgtagagcacactttactctggtaaataaagttacaatagaacagatgaactgtttcatctttctcctctgtgcgttatgacacactcgctcaatctcgctcgtccgtccgctatgagctatttctccctATAAGGTTGTTCCGTTTTGTAGTTGTTAAAAGAATAATCctctaaaattccaaaatataggaaaacatctagttatgctgctctgtcctggatgatcaaacgtcttTGGTTTGGCGGGgtaaagcggtaatcgcaaagtgaaagtccttctttttctgtggactaaaaagacaatttgaactgaactttcatcgatcatattgcatattttgtttgtttgggactttttgttcattgtgaattctTAAAGGGGTAAATTAAAGTGATATTTTGTTAGGGTAGCAGCATACGGATCAACAACGGATgcgtttcagcacagagcctttatcagcgctttgtttgtcatctattttctttttgcactcctgcacctgaagttttatttctgtgtgctcctttttttctgttttgaatcaggcctatcctagaacccacaatgcaacaagaaacatttacaaaaatgtgaactacaatgtcaaacaaaaaagtcaaataaaacctTATCATGAAGTGAAAAAGAACTGAACTTAATGTGTAAACATACTTCAAACTTTTGACCATGACAGCAACAATGtatgtgtctgctgctctttacacATAAAGATGTACACACCTGCATGTCTTTTATGAAGTTTTGTGTGTCCACTCAGTGCTCAAGTCGATACATGGAACTTACTTGTATTCTGCTTCAAGCCTTTCGAACAATACATTTCTATATCAAATAATGTTATGGTTTTTAGACTGTTGTCTTCTTCAGTGTTGTACTCTTGTATAACAAGTGTTTGGATAGgtctatcagtgtgtgtgtgtgtgtgtgtgtgctcggcTGTGCGCTACGTTATATGCCACAACCAGCTCCAGGGACAGTCGTGGCCCCCAGTCTCTGGCACCTTTTATTTGGGGACCACGAGCTGAAAAGATTGGGAACCCCTGATCTAGATACACAGTTTCACACTCTGTCATTCCATCATTTattgaaagaaaagcagaaagagaCATGAGCTGATTCAACAGGAACATAACCAGGCCAGTCAGTCCTGGTTCGTCAGAGATGTAACTTATCACTCGTGTTTATCCGCCTATTAAAACGTGTTTGCCTCTCTAGTGGACAAATGGATCAAACTGAATAAGATGGACTTTCTGGGGATTCCTTCCTGTGTTGGTTTTGGTCCTCATGCAGAATCCTACAGGTgtggaaacaaaacaatctgtgattttttttttttacacaagatACAAAATAATCTTTTACTTaagctcttcttctttttttttttttaaacagatttctAGTTTTCCCCAACATGGGccagtgtctccagtctgtcaTGATGGAGAAAGGCGAGCTTCTGTCAGAGAAAGCTGTTCTTCAACTCGCCTGTAGAATAGTGAGTGTAACTTGTAGGACAGTCCCGAAACCAAAACTATctactacccccccccccccccccccttcactcaAAAGATAACATGTCTCCCTCCTTGCAGTTAGACGTGCTGCAGTACATCCATTCAAACGAGTACGTTCATGGTGATATCAATGCAGAAAATATTTACATCAAACCAGAACAGAAATCTCCGGTGAGAAATAAACATCTTTAACCTTTCCATGATTTAAGTTTGTTTACCGCTCAGCACTCTTAACTCTTTACGTGTTAGGTATACCTGGTCGGATACTGCCATGCCTTCAGGTACTGTCCAGGAGGGAAGCATGTAGAGTATCGTGAGGCCAGCAGAACACCACACGAGGGCACCACTGAGTTTATCAGCCTCGACGCACATAAGGGAGCAGGTGAGTTACTGATTTCTTCTTCCACTTCGTCAGTGAATCAGATTACATTTTTCTCTACAAGCTGCTGAAAAGCCAAACATGAGGGAGACACCTGCAGTCCTCCCACGGCCCATATgtctgcagaaaacacacacacacacacacacacacacacacacacacacacacacacacacacacacacacacacacacacacacacacacacacacacacacacacacacatttaaaaatctctctctctctgaagaaGCAGATTGTTGTGTAAAAcgcttcttttaaaaaaaatgtcatgtatACATCTTAAGATTAGCTTTATGGTGTTTATTTATCAATGCAAGGTTTGGAGAGTAAACACATGACTTGGTCactttgttgtttgtctgcTTCAGCTCCGTCACGTCGCAGTGACCTGCAGTCTCTGGGTTACTGCATGCTGCGCTGGCACACGGGCACGCTGCCTTGGATGGCACTCACTAATCCAGACCAGGTCGCCACACAGAAGCAGAAGTGAGACATTTCAACTTCACACACCTTTGAAACTGCTGCATGCCTGACTAACATATAACATGAAGTAGTTAAATTGGTCGTACATTGTATAGAAAATGCTGATGgcttgaaaatgttcttgtcaAGGTACATGGAGGATGTTTCTGCACTGTTGAGTCACTGCctagggaaaaaaagagtttccAGTGAGTTGCTTATTTCTTACAACACATAAAAAGTGCCAAGTCTTTTGCCCTtcataaatatatttgtgtgtctgtgtgtgtttgcgttgtAGCGGCATTTCAAACCTTCCTGACTGCAGTGATGGCTCTGCAGTACTCTGAGCAGCCTGATTATTCAGTGCTGAAATCCACACTGAAAGACGCTTTACTGGGTCTGGGCGGGTCGCTGGAGCAGCCACTCAGCTTTTAGGTGAGGTGATGCACGAGGGTACGTCTGATCAGCAGCATATTCTGATTTTGTACCATAGAGTCGacacacaaaagaaagaaaagaaaactaacctctgtgaagtttttttttttttttcctgatcacATCAAAACAAGAGATTCAGAACCACAGTGATTGCATGTAACGTTTTTGTGCAATGACACATGATTTTACTGTTTTGAGCTTATGatatttagtatttttaaatactaaataataataataaggtaAAAAGACCATATCACAAGATATCGCACCTGTACATTTATAATCTCTGGAGGCTCTATGTTAATAATGTCTTCAAGGAAACGTATTTTAGCTGAATGAAGAAACACATT
Protein-coding regions in this window:
- the vrk3 gene encoding inactive serine/threonine-protein kinase VRK3, which translates into the protein MPFHFCPQCGTKLQPGFRFCPSCGEQLSSSFGEPGAVSSTPSLSLSPPKRKEAASSVVKTSPASSTSCAHTETLPCTLSTVVTTRPALQKTRNSLRLNKDVSFTFKGVPLPMVPSTKPVAEDRVEAHTVPFQHKAEVEPTLKPSPSTPTKSPRNGKSKAKKARHSFYVEPLNEGDEMTDTTGKKWKLGKLLTQNSTEIIYEVLQTVSRFNSKESSHILKLGAKDGRIFNEQNFLQRAAKPASVDKWIKLNKMDFLGIPSCVGFGPHAESYRFLVFPNMGQCLQSVMMEKGELLSEKAVLQLACRILDVLQYIHSNEYVHGDINAENIYIKPEQKSPVYLVGYCHAFRYCPGGKHVEYREASRTPHEGTTEFISLDAHKGAAPSRRSDLQSLGYCMLRWHTGTLPWMALTNPDQVATQKQKYMEDVSALLSHCLGKKRVSTAFQTFLTAVMALQYSEQPDYSVLKSTLKDALLGLGGSLEQPLSF